CTGCTCCGTGCGCGCTCGACGGACGATCCCGCCGTTCGACGGTTGACGCCGACGGCTTATCCGGATGATGCGGAGGCGGCGGCAGCCTTCGCCGAGACCACCCGTGACGAACTCCTCGATCGGCGGCGCAGCGAGGCGACGACGGTGCGCGCAGGGCTCGCACCGTTCGACATCGAGATCGATGCCCTGTCCGAGAAGGACGCTCTGGAGCCACGCGATCTCGTCATCGCGGAAGACGATCTCGACGCCTGGCTGCGCACGCTCACCGCGATCCGGCTGGTCATCGCTGACCGTCTCGGGATCACCACGGAGGATCACACGAGCGATGACGGCCGCGGAGACATCTACGATTGGCTCGGTTACCGCCTCGAGGTGCTGATCCAGGCCGCCGACGAGATCGACGCGCGACGCGGCCGTTGATTCCCTAGGGGATCTCGACGATCCTGGTCGCCAGCGTCCGCGGGTCGTCGCGCTCCACGTGGAGGCGCTCCTGAGCCGCCCAGCGATCCCAGTGCGGACGATAGGTCTCTCCGTCGCGAGCGAGTGCGCGTGCCTTGCGCGCCGGCTCCCCCGACTCCGCCCAGACCCGCACGTCCCCGAGACCGACCGTCGACGGCGTCAGGATGCCGCTCCCCTCGACGATGACGCCCAGGGCAGGATCGACGGCGTGGCTCTCCGCCTCCGTCTCGCGCTCCCAGTCCCATCGTCGCCAGGTGCCGAGGTACCCGCGTCCGTGCGGACGGAGGATCCACTCGAGCGCTCGTTCGACACCGGCGTCGAGCCCGTCCCATCCGGGGTACAGCGAATCCAGCGCGATGAGCTGCACGCGTCCGGCCAGTGGCCACCGTGCTGCCAGCCGTGCGGCGAGAGAAGTCTTCCCCGCGCCGCTGCGGCCGTCGATCAGCACGACGGGGTTCGCCGCCGCGAGAGAGAGGACGTCCTGCTCGATCAGCGTCGCGGCGCGATCGAGCGCGGCCGCGACGGGATCGTCACTTCTTGAGGGCACGGATGATGCGCGAGAGCGCCCGCCCGGTGACCCAGACGAACGGCACAGCAACGGCCAGCAGAGTGACGATGTTCGGCTCGAACCGCAGCCCCTCTTCGCGACGGACGTATACGCCGACCGGGATCGAGACTCCGCCGCCGCCACCGCCCTCGCCGCCTTCCGCGCTGCCGCCGCCGAAACCGGAGTAGGTGAGAGACACCGGAGTGATGCTCACCCCGTCGACGTCCTGCGGCTCACCGTACGCGCTCTTCACGCCGAAGGACGCGATCTGCTTTCCCAGTTCCAGTGCAATGTTCGGCATGGTCCCACGCTAGCCCACGAAACAGGGCGGCGTGCGGTCAATCCACGCCGTGCGCCTTCGGATGCTGGGCGGCGCCTCGCCCGTCACCCCGACCGATGTGGCGTGCGCGACTGATCGTGGCCGTGCCGAACCGCGCGACCGCCTCGTCGACGGCCCCTTCGACCTTCCGCCAGTCCTCGTCGTCGTCCCAGAGCCCCAGACCCCCTCCACCGGCCGGTCGCAGGTTCTCCGCGCGCACACCGAGGAGGCGCACGGGATCGCGGCGGTCGATCTGCTCGTACAGGGCCTGCGCGGCCTCTCCGATCCGCTGCCCGACCGCTGACGGCTCGCTCAACGTCTGGGAGCGGTTCAGCGTGCGGAAGTCATCGAAACGCACCTTGATCGCGATCGTGGCCGCCTCCCACTCCGCGCGACGCAGACGGGCCGCCACGCGGTCGGCGAGACGGAGCAGCTCGGCCCGGAGGAAGGCGCGGTCCAGGATGTCGTGATCGAAGGTCTCCTCGTGCCCGATGCTCTTCTCGATCCGCTCCGTGTCGACCACACGCGGGTCTTCTCCTCTGGCGAGCTGCGCGAGGCGGGCGCTCAGGGCGGCACCCACCGCACGGTCGAGCATCTCGGGCGACGACTCCCGGATGTCGTGGATGGTGCGGATGCCACGGGCTTCCAGAGCCTCGGCCGCCTTCGGCCCCACGCCCCACATCGCGCGGACCGGGCGCGGAGCGAGGAAGTCGAGGGTGTCGCCCGCCGCGACCACGAGCATCCCGTCGGGCTTCGCGATCGTGGACGCCATCTTCGCCACATGCTTGGTCGCGGCGACGCCGACGCTGCAGGTGATCCCGACCTCTTCGAGCACCCGGGCTCTGATGAGTCCGGCGATGCGCGCCGGACTCCCCCACAGCCGCCGCACGCCCTGCACGTCGAGGAATGCCTCGTCGACGGAGAGCGGCTCCACGAGCGGCGTGAACGATTCGAAGATCGCCATCACCTGCCGGGAGACCTCCTGGTAGCGGTGGAAGTGCGGCAGCACGATGCGTGCCGTGGGGCACAGCCGCAACGCCTGGGACACCGGCATGGCCGCGCGCACGCCGTACCGACGAGCCTCGTAGGACGCGCTCGACACGACCGATCGTCCGTCCGGCGCACCGATGATCAGCGGCAGACCGCGGAGGCTCGGGTCGTCGAGCACCTCGACCGCTGCGTAGAACGCGTCCATGTCGACGTGCAGGATGCGGGTTCCGGTGTCGTCGGCGTCGGTGGGCGACGTGATCTGCCCTCTGCCGTCGCCGTGTCCCATGGATCCATTCTCTCCCGGACTCCGGACACGGGTGCGTCGACGGGCCCAGCACGCCGAGGCGGCTGAGCCCGTCGAATCGCTACTGCGCGGCGCGCTCGAGGATGAGCTCGCGGACGCGTGCAGCGTCCGCCTGGCCCTTCATCGCCTTCATGACCGCGCCGATCACGGCACCGGCGGCCTGGACCTTGCCGTCCTTGATCTTGGCGAGCACGTCGGGCTGCGCAGCGAAGGCCTCGTCGATCGCGGCGATCAGCGCGCCGTCGTCAGACACCACGGCGAGTCCGCGCGCGTCGATGACCTCCTGCGGAGTGCCCTCGCCCGCGACGACGCCTTCGAGCACCTGGCGTGCCAGCTTGTCGGTGAGCGTGCCCGCATCGATGAGCTTCTGCAGCGCGACGACGTTCTCCGGGCTGATGAGCTCGGAGGCGTCCTTCTCGTGTGCGTTGGCGAGGCGCGAGATCTCGCCGGTCCACCACTTCCGGGCCGTCGCGGGGGTGGCTCCGGCGGCGATCGTCGCAGCGACCTCTTCGAGGACGCCGTTGTTGCGCACATCCTGGAACTCGAGGTCGGTGAAGCCCCACTCCGTCA
This genomic interval from Microbacterium sp. LWH11-1.2 contains the following:
- a CDS encoding DUF2017 family protein produces the protein MSAREIVLSLAVIEGAHLLRLVDEFGELLRARSTDDPAVRRLTPTAYPDDAEAAAAFAETTRDELLDRRRSEATTVRAGLAPFDIEIDALSEKDALEPRDLVIAEDDLDAWLRTLTAIRLVIADRLGITTEDHTSDDGRGDIYDWLGYRLEVLIQAADEIDARRGR
- the dinB gene encoding DNA polymerase IV; translation: MGHGDGRGQITSPTDADDTGTRILHVDMDAFYAAVEVLDDPSLRGLPLIIGAPDGRSVVSSASYEARRYGVRAAMPVSQALRLCPTARIVLPHFHRYQEVSRQVMAIFESFTPLVEPLSVDEAFLDVQGVRRLWGSPARIAGLIRARVLEEVGITCSVGVAATKHVAKMASTIAKPDGMLVVAAGDTLDFLAPRPVRAMWGVGPKAAEALEARGIRTIHDIRESSPEMLDRAVGAALSARLAQLARGEDPRVVDTERIEKSIGHEETFDHDILDRAFLRAELLRLADRVAARLRRAEWEAATIAIKVRFDDFRTLNRSQTLSEPSAVGQRIGEAAQALYEQIDRRDPVRLLGVRAENLRPAGGGGLGLWDDDEDWRKVEGAVDEAVARFGTATISRARHIGRGDGRGAAQHPKAHGVD